In Uranotaenia lowii strain MFRU-FL chromosome 2, ASM2978415v1, whole genome shotgun sequence, one genomic interval encodes:
- the LOC129747897 gene encoding uncharacterized protein LOC129747897 produces the protein PSPSPSPSPSPSPSPSPSPSPSPSPSSSPSPSPSPSPSPSPSPSPSPSPSPSPSPSPSPSPSPSPSPSPSPSPSPSPSPSPSPSPSPSPSP, from the coding sequence cctagtccaagtcctagtccaagtcctagtccaagtcctagtccaagtcctagtccaagtcctagtccaagtcctagttcaagtcctagtccaagtcctagtccaagtcctagtccaagtcctagtccaagtcctagtccaagtcctagtccaagtcctagtccaagtcctagtccaagtcctagtccaagtcctagtccaagtcctagtccaagtcctagtccaagtcctagtccaagtcctagtccaagtcctagtccaagtcctagtcca